The genomic region TAAAACACGATACTTGGTTTCCCTCAGCCTCGCGCGCGTACGGCGAAGCAACCTTCATCTGCCCTACAAACAACATCCTCAACGCCTTCGCTGAGCACGCCGACCCCAAGACCCTCTGGTCTTATCGCTATAATGTTGCCATTGAAGAGTTCACCAACGACGGCTATGGCGTTCCCCATGTCTCCAATGCCCCCGCCGTGTTTGGCCCTGATATGACAGCTGCCAAAGCTGGCCCCAGCTATCGCACTTACAACGCACCCATGGTCCCCATTGTCCAGAACTACTGGATCAGTTTTGTCCGTAGTTTCGACCCAAACACTCACCGTGACGAGGATGCTCCTCGCTGGGAGAATTGGGGTGATGACCAACGACGTCTAGTGTTTGAGTTGAACAACAACACAATGGAAAGTGTGGACAAGGGCCAACGGGAGCGATGCGAGGCTTGGTTAGATATGAGTGGTTCTACCAAGCATTAATGATCTTCACGAATTTGATTACATCACGATTCACAAGCATTTATTTTATCGAATATACTTGATACCTATGTCATATACATAATACATCTACTCACGTTCACCCTGCCGATTCAATGTGATCTCTTAGACTAGTTGATTTCGTTCATCACCATGATTGCCTTGAACCAAGTAATCGTATGTTTCATCTAGTACTAGTTCTGCCTCAAGTTGCTCAACATATCAATGCTTAGCATAATGTCGTTGTAGTTCATGCCATCACAACACCCAGGTAATATGTTCAACTACCAACGAAATAATCGCTATAACATTCAGTCATGGTAATGAATAGTCTCACCCTGGTTGAATTTAACAGGAAAAAGTCGCCACGTTATCCTTCAGAATCCGAATCCTGAGATCGGCTCAATGTTCGTCGCATTAAAGCTTGGACTGCCCGCTTTGCCTCTGCTGCCCAGCGCTTCACTCGCCGTGTTCTGTTGCGTATTCTCTGTGGCAACATTACGCTCGGTGTTAGCATAGAATCTTCAAAAGAGCTGCCCTGAGTAATCTCAGACCGTAACGGTGTAGGGTCGCTGAGGTTGGCTGGACCCCTTGGCCTTTTCCGTATGTTCGTCGGCGAAGCCCGGTGTCGAAGAAAAGACGACTTCTTCCTTATGGGCTTTGAATAGAGAGTTCTGTCAAAATTCTTCCTTACGAAGTTCTTTCCTGAATATACTGTTTTGTCAAAGTCCCATCTGTCGAATATGCCAAGCCCGCTATCAAACTTTGATTGGCTCACTAGTTTCGCCGTTACTATACCCTTAGTTGAAGGGGGGTAAGGAATATCAAACTGGTCAGACAGCTGCCGCGAAGGTCCTCGGATAGTTCCTTCGTCGATGTTAGAGAGTCGCTTGTCAACACCAAACTGGGCGAGTTGCTCTTCCAGTGCTTCCCTAAAGCTCGATCGATCTGTAAAAACGTCTCTGTGAGGAAAGTTCTTCAGCTCTAAGAGAGAGCTGTACTGCTTTAACGGGCTGTTGCGCACAATTGTTCCGTCAGGGCCCATTAGCTTATTGCTCATTCGACTTCGAGACACTTTGAGTCTGAGTCTTGGCTTGATAGGATTACTGGAGCTTCTCTCAGGAATGCCCGGAGATTCAAGGCTCCATTTGCTCTGAAGCCCTGACCGAGACGACCTTAGACGAACTTTGAACCGAGAGGGATTGGTCTGGGTTGGATGGTAGTATGGCTTTGTCGAGTCATTGGTTCTTGATACTGGTTTTGAAAACATCGCATCCACACCTACTTTAGACTCCAGGCGAATAGCATTATTAGCAGGACTGCTGGCATACATCCTATATGCGTGGGCTGCGGTATTTCTAGACGAACTCCAACATGGGAGATCGGAATTGTATTGTGCTTCATCAGGTAACGGTGGCAGAGCCTTCATCAACTGCGGAATGCTGTTTGTGACCCTCAGCTGATGTGCTGGTGAGATTGGGTTAGGTGAAAGAATCCCAGCGCCGATAGTTGCTTTTGGCACGCTCTGCTTCGGTAGGGCCACATCGTTCTTATTCGGGATCTTAATGTTTGTATTGGCGGGGGTTCGGCGATGATGCGCCCCGCGGAGCTTTGGTTTCACAGAGACCCCTTCGTTTCCCATATGTAACGAAGGTTTGTCTGGGCATCGAGCTTTCGTATTTGGTGGAACAGGAGGAGGACTTGCCCGAACAGTGTCATATTCACCGGATCCCTTATCTTTTTGGCTACCTTCCCAAACCCAGTCGTCTTCGCTGGTGTCGATAGATAGTACGGGAGAGCCGCGCTGGGCTAGAGTGGAAGTCATCAGGTGACCTTCCTTCAGCTGCTCCTCTCGAGGTTTTGTAACCATGTCGCATATTGCAGGCCCCGTAGCTGAGACATTTGAGGTACAGCAGGGCTCGGGGAAACTTGAAAGTCCACCATTGTAAGTATCTGGTTGCTTTTGCTAAAAGCGGCTGtcttccagcttctccatcGCTGGTTGCTCACAGGCCGGCTGCATTGGAGATTGTTGGGTTGTTTTGATAAAGATCGGAGTTTCCTTGCAACTAGAATTAATATCGGAATCATAAAATTCCTGCCGCTGAGGACTGGACGCATGTAAGTTGCCATACATTGGCACCGAAGCTGCCTGGTTTTGTTTGTTTTCATGTATAGCTGAGCTTCCATAAGAATCTAAACTTGTTAGTTTCATCAAATTCATCAGCAGAAGTCATACCTTTGAAGCTGGCCGAGGGCGCCGTAGTTGTTTCCTCCATGTCGTCTCTCCTCAATATGCCGGTAGTATGCCCTTGAGGAGAGCCAATTGGGGACGCATACTCAAATCCGGACGGGAATCCCTTGTCAAACTCTTCAGTATAATCGTAGTAGAACGAGCTTGGTGAACGAAGAGGTTGTGTGGAATCGTCCGGGGTCCTTCCGTGATACATGTCCACGATGGACGTCAAACTGGCAGATCGAACACTTTGGTCGCCAGGCATGTACTGAAGATATGGAGATTTCGATGGCGGATATCCCGCACCGCTGGGTCTTCTTGACGGATTGGCCCTTGAACCGTAATAAGGTGCGGATGAGGAGCGCGGAGGTAATGAAGACATTGATTGACTGAATTCGGgcctcaaggacaagggaGGGTATCGTCGATACTTGCGATAACCCCTATGCATGTGAGAACTGTAGTTCATGCGCTGTTAACCGTCAGACTGGGGTTGATtgtgagagaagaaggagttACTGACATGCGAAGACCTGTCAATCTCAACCATTCTCCGGTGATCAACGAGACCATTATCTGTCactgctggagaagaaggccggGCACCAGGCCGTCTCAGACGTGTGGGATATGGAAATGGCGAGCGAGGACGCTGAAGGCCATTATTGCTTTGTTGACTGTGAAAGGTACCGGATGATTTAAAGGAAGGAACCCGTCTTGAACTGCACGTTGTCAAAGAGTACGTTCGCTGGCCTTCCGACGTGGGAGAAAAAGACCTGGGATGAGGAACTCCAGGAGAGCCATATAATGAAATGATCTCGGAAGTCGTGTCTCGATACGAGGGTAGCGATCTACGGTCGTCCCGAATTGGACCGTCCTTAACTTCATCGTAATAAGGGCGAGCTGGCCGCCTCACCCTTTTATGACCGACTCTTGTGCGAGGGGGTCGAGATGTATTTGAAGGTAAACCAGAATTGATGGAGTAGATACCAAGATCTCCGGTCTCTGTTGTCGTCTTGAGCATGCTCTCTAGAGGTCCGGTAGAGCGGAGGAGAGCAGAAGTATCGTTCAAGCTCTGAAAAGGTAGTCGTGGTTGAGACGGAGACCGTAGCCTCGGGGTAGTGGAACGTCTTTCATGAGATTGATAGGCGCTGTGCAGTGAAGCTTGGCTGACTGATCTGTATCTGGAATCACCGAGGTTCATGATCACTCGCTAACAACTTGACGCTGCATGGAATGCAAATGGGGGGGGGATAAGATAGACAAGGAATATTCGACTGATCATTTACCGATCAGgagaccaagaagaccaagaaagTCGGAGTAGGCGATTACAAGCCAAAATGGCAATAGTCACAGGCAAAAGATGGACACATTCTCGAGAGAATGATTATTAGTGAAGACGAAGTATTGAGATCTGATGGGAAGTTGAGGTCATCTTGCGGCAAAGATCCTTCCTTCGGACAAGAATTACCTGAGGTAGGTATGAAGAGTCTAATGTTGGATTCCTTCCTGTTTTCAAAGAGGCACGCACTTGCAATACAGCTGCACTTACCATTATTTGGATTGGAAGGTTGGTCTTGATGTTGCTATCACCCTAATGAATATGAAGGAGGAGCTACCTATGTTGTTGTGGTTTGTAGGTAGTACCAATCTAGCAGGTACCTGGGTGCTCAGTGTACTTTAGGCAGTAGATGCCACACTTTGTAGCCAGGCAGGAAGGGCAATGGTGCCAAAGTTGAGGCCGGAGAGACAACTCCTTCCACGTGACATGCAACGAGGCCATCACCAAGCTAGGGGAGGCAACCTTAGGATCTTTACCTAAGCGACAAAAATATTTAGGTGATTTAGCCTAAGCTTAGGGGTCTCTTTActgagtttattttggcatcctcaTTTCAAGTcttaagttttcttgctcctaAAGTTGTTGTTGAGTGTGGCGTGCCTGCCCGGAGATAAAGACCCACCTCTAAGGGCCTGTTTCAACGACGGCGTAAAGATCGACAACACTCTTGCCATCTATGCGATTGGAATGCCGATGATATGAAACGCCACGAGATGAAAGAGAGTTCATGAGAAATCCCAAAGGCAATGAGTGTTGACTTTTCGGTGCTACAAATGGGATATTTACTCGTCAATGAATGCATATCGACGTGGGTGGCGCTCATTCCTCCTTCGTAAAGAGCAGCATTGGGCGTCAAGATTTATGCCAACGCATTGACTGATACGAGTTGGTTCACTAACATAACATGCCTATTGTCAATTCTCTAACAAGTTGAGTGTGTCCGTGCGATAGACTAACATCTCGGTCACCTTCACCGCCGATAAGGGCTCACGTGCAACACGAATCTCAATATGAGAGACCGGTCACGGGTTTCTATTATTGTCATGCGAGTTCCTAAAAGAATTAGCCGTAATAAAGCATGCATAAGCACAAGTCGAGAGCTCTCCGAGTCATCTCCGCAACCGGTATCCCAGGTCCAGACTCAATTTCATGCCATTGACATCTTCAAATGGGTGTCCTCCGCGTGTAGCGTGACTCACCAATTTCGGACACGTCCAAAGGCAAAGCAGTTTGCGACAACCCTTGGCAAGGGACCTGGACTCGGGAGTGTAAGGACGGGACCGGAACCCCGTACCGAAAACGGGCTGCCGCATAGAGTCTAACTCAAACATCTGACTCGGCAACAGGGTTCAATTGGTTCGATGGGTCTAGAGTGGCACTTCTTGAATTGTTTCCCACCAGAAACGTCAATTAGATGCCTGGATTTGGTTAACCCTGGTAGGTGGGCTGGGCTATAATACGGGATCAAGAAAGTGATCATCTTGGAGATGTCTGTAGATCATCGAGGGGAGCGAAATGCtgttgaagaaagaagcCCAATTTTCTATTCCAAGGCTTGTCAAGGTACAGTCATAGAAAGGAtcatctgcttcttcagatTTAAGCCTAAAATGTTGGTGGAAAGTTTGATGTTTCTATTGTTACTCTTGGGGTGTGGGTTCTATCACAACTCAAATGCCTCGGCCACCCTTCAAGATTTTCCGTCCTTGTGGACGACTCTAGCTGGCAGAGCCTGGCAATCTCTGTCATTCAACTGGTCACCGTACCATCCCCGCAGTTTGTGAAGCCCACTTGGTTGGCTCCATCATTGCTTGTCCAAGCCTAGTCAGGGGTCTATCGCACACTTGGACTTGTTTGAGCTCAAGCTAATGTCGGATGCACATGTTTAACGGGCCTTTGAATTTGAACAAAAGGGAACCCTTTGCCTTCTCGCCCGGCTCTAGAAAGTCAACAAATCATCAACGATAGACAGCGTCCGTCTTTCAGCTCTGAGCTTGGAGGATAAGCAAAGCCTTTGATTCTTATTCCCGATTTTCAGCGGACGTGGATCATTTCTTATAACAGTGTCAATATCGACACCTTCCAACACCCAGTCTTACCACACCAAGCATTCAGTACCGGATTCAGTTTGTCTCGCCCACAATGACGGATCGAAGGCCCATCCTCACTCTCCCACTCCCAGCTCGGGATCCTTTTGAATCTCAACGACCTGGTTCATCACTTCAAAGCCCATCAATACGCAGCCCTCGGTTTCATGAAGACTTCGATGCACCTTTCTCGTTGGACATCATGAACGCCTCGAGAACAACTCTTGCAACCGACACCATGAGTTATCCTTCAACGGGCACAACTAGCCGTAACAGTTTTGGCTGTGATGGTGACCGACCGCCACCCCTTCAATATCGCAATGCTTCCTGGGAGTCAGAGACCAAGCGTCGGTCAAAGGTCAATGATCGCATCCTGGAGTGGGCAAAGAGATCATGGGGAGCTGTTCGCACGCGGTCCAACTCCAAGGATGACCCCAAGGACGACTATTTTGAGGGTCACTCAGCCCAGAGCCCAACAAGCGATATGACGTCGCCTTCATCAGATAACATTACACCCTCGGAGCCCGATGGCGGCCGAACAGCCCACGACAATCAAGTTTTTGCTGTCACTAGGTTGCCAAGTTCGAAGGCAGGGTCGAAGTGATGCGTTGAGATGGACTTCAAATACCCTTATCCTAATTATTAATGAGGTGGGAAGGCTAGTAACGAATAATGTCGGCGTTAGGAGGCACTTTGTTTCTGCTCGGCTCCATGAGATGACCGATTGCAAGACCATGGGTCTTGAATTTTAGGATTAACGAGGAACCAGACCTCAATAGGAGGCATGCCCTCAGAATACACCACCGCCAATGATGAAAAGgcgctcttcttccctcttgGCCCATTGGATAATCTTGTTCGCTCCTTGTGTAATGGTCGCTCTCGACACATTAGGCCCAGCAACACAGTAAAACTCAAACACGGGTGTGGTCCATGCCAATGAGGTGGCATCATCTCCGATAGCGTGCAAAACTTTGAGATGCGAGTGTTTGGCGTGAATGGATGCATGGAGCTCATGGTACACCGTCATCAATCTCCTGCGCTCAACAAGACCAGTGAAGTGCGGCTCCAATGACGCCATGCAGAATTGTACGTTGGCCCGCGACTTGTAAAGGAAGTGGCTGACTTGGCTCCCGGGGGCAATTTCGTGTATTTTTGGTCGACCAAGACGGGTAGCGTTCTGAATAATAGCCAATGTCCCATTTTTGGCAAGCTGCTGGGCAACATTGTCCCGCATCTGCTTCAGCTCGAAGAAGCTTTCACGATCGGTGCTTACGAGGATCATTGcaatttcttcttctgatgAGCGCCCTTGTGCCGCGGCAGGAGAACTAGCTTGATCCCCAGAAGTACCGTCAAAGAAACTGACGTACATGTAAAGATAACCTTTGTTGTTAAAAGCGGGAAGGCAAATGGGGATCCAGTTCTCTCCACCACCACCCTTGATACCGTCGCTCTCGAAGAGCATATTGAAAATAAGTTGCAGGTCGCTGGGATGAAGTGAATGCCGACGAGGCCGAATGACGCTGACAAGTTTCCCACCAGCCACAATTAGACCATACAGCAACTTGTCTGTACGCAATTTGAGGAAAGTATTGTTGATTGCATGCCGTTGAGACTTTCGAAGCCGGAGACACTCCAAAGATCCAAGCAAAGCCGAAGCAGATCCCTTTGTGAACGTATCAGCCAGAGAAGACAGAAGACCCTCGGTCCCTTCAAGAGGCTTTCGCAAGTCAGTTGACGGTCGGTTCGCAAAAATATGAGTTAGTCTGGGCAAGGTTAGTGTTGACAAGATTTGCATATATAGCGCATCCAATTGTGCCTGTATCTGCGAGTCGCTTTCACCCAGCTTGCTGATAGCGACAAAGTAGAGCGGGCCTTTCGTCAAAATAACAAAACGAGTATCCCCGGCAGAAAAGGCCTGAAGGGGATTCTTGGCACCTTCATAGAATGAAATGATGGTTTGAACAACGCCCATGGATGAGTTTATCAGACTCAGATCTCCATAGCGGCTCCAAATGGGCTTTCCGGCTGATGACAGAATCAGATAATGCTTCAGCTTCGACTTCCAGAGATGCAAAATGTCAgactcaacatcttcatcataATCCTCCGGTAGAGAATTGAACTCGTGGTGAAACTCAGCGAGCCGGTCGTTTGCGCCTATTCTGCCTTTCTCGAAAGGAAGAACAGTAGCCGACTGAGTTCGCAGCATTTTCCAAGCTGGACTCTTCTTATGTAGTTCACCGACGAGTAGACTTGCGATATCGCCAGCAGGTCGCATTGTTGGTGCAAAACTCATGATGCTAGCAGTCTCGTCTGCCTCACCGCTGCCACTACTCTCCTGTCGATTTGGGGAAGCATGACCACCCTCAGCGGGGCTTGGGAGTGCGTCGGGTCCAGGAGTGGAAAATGTCCCTCGAGATCCATCAGGAAAAGAGAGCGTCTGTATTTCAACAGGAGTTATTGCCGTGGTAGCATGAGCTTGCAGAGACGCCGTGTCGGTAGCGCTTGTTGATGGCCGAGGCGGTAGAGGTGGACGATAATCTTCGTTTGTGGGAGATGCTGGCTTTGGGGTCATTTCATCTGACTCCATGATTGCGGCGGATAGCTCACTCGTCGCATTTCTTGGCAGAGCAGCCTGTCAGGAggagagatggaagaagaccTATTTTTACCAGAATCATACGACCTGGAAATCCTCTGTAGATATGAAGCGAGGCCATTATGCCATCTTGAGAGGCCGCATATGATTCAGAAGCGATGATATCGACAAAAAAAGAGGAGgtcaagagcttcatggGGGGCATGACGCGCTGGAGGGGCTGTTGCAGCCTTGCGCTAATAGGTCTAAGGCTTGGAAGCTTGAACCAATCAGAGTCCGCACTCACAGAGCTCCGCCAGTTTCAGGGTGGCTTCAGTGGGTGCAGTTGAAGCTAccaaggggaggcaagaaagcTGAGGACCTCAATCCCaaatgacaaaaagacttaggcAAATTTAGGAAAGCTTAGGTcaatttaatataaattagttaacCTTTAGACTAGTTAATTTTGGCACCTAGGCTCAGGGTCTGGagctttcttgctccttGAGGGCTACCTGTATGCTCCACGTAGCCTTCTAATTGGCATCGGTGCACCTGCTTGATTTCGACGATTCATAAACGACCTTGTAGGCCATTTGTTGCGATCCTTAGCCTCTAGCGatgccttttgctgctgtcGCAACACGATAGGATACCCGATGTCCTTGATTTCACCTATAACCGCATATTTCACTAGCCATGGCTCTTGAGCCCGGGTCCGGTCGTCGCTCAGTGTCTCCCGAGAGCTCGGGTCGAGAATCACCTATTCTACGCCAATGGAGGAACCAGCTGGGTGAAGGTGGGTGTGCGCCTTTGACACGGAGAGAAATTGGACCACTTTCTGACTCACAGCGCAGAAGATTATGCCATCAAGGATAAATCTTATCGCAAATATGCACACGGAGTTGATAGGGCACTTGTCTTATTCGAGACAGCTTTGGAGGAATGGGCAGACTACATTTCGTTCCTGAACAAACTTCTGAAGGTATGATGCATGCGGAAATTACCAAGTCGTATCGTTAATAACGAATCTCAGGCTCTACAAGCTCGCCCCAAGTCGATCAATGCCATCCCGTCCAAAGCTACTGTTGCGAAACGACTCTCACAGTGCCTCAATCCCTCCCTCCCGTCTGGCGTGCACCAAAAAGCTCTCGAACTATACAATCTGGTATTCTCGGTCATTGGTAAAGATGGGCTATCGAGAGACCTACCTCTATATCTGCCAGGATTGGCCACAGTCCTCTCCTTTGCTTCGCTGTCAGTAAGGGCACCATACCTAGATCTCCTGGAACGGCACTTCCTTGGCATCGACCCCCGATCACTTCGCCCAGCAATGAAATCTATAATACTTGCTCTGCTTCCTGGCCTCGAAGAGGAGACAAGTGAAGACTTTGACCGAACACTGCGCCTTGTGGAGAGTTTCAAGCATGCCATTAGGCCCTCATATAGCGAAGAAATCACCAATCAGCATTCTTCAGGTGATGCCTTCTTTTGGCAATGTTTCTTCCTAGCATCGATAACCAGCCAGAGTCGTCGCTCTGGGGCACTGGCGTACTTGGTACGCTCTCTGCCGCCCTTGGGGCTAAGGGCAGCCCCTGACCCGAACAAGTCAGCGACATCGCAAAGTGACGGCGACGAAGACACTAAAAGCAAGCTCGCGGAGGTCGTTACATCCCCTGAGCCGGGGCTCTTGTTACGCTGCTTTGCGAGTGGCCTTTCGGATGAACAGCTACTAATTCAGCGCGGCTTCTTAGACCTCCTAGTTTCTCATCTCCCACTAAATGCTCATGTTATTCAGTCCCGAGTAAAGCCGGACGACCTTGAACTACTGCTAAAAGCAGCTGTTGGCGTAGTCACTCGGCGCGATATGAGTTTGAACAGGCGCCTTTGGGCGTGGCTGCTGGGGCCTGAACCAGCCGCTGAACATGAAGCGAGCGGCGACAATTCATCCAGCCCTCCTGCTGACCAGCatgccttcttggcttcaaagACCAACTATTTTGAAGAATTCGGATTGCAACCCTTGACCAAGGCTATCTTGCAAATGATTGAAAACAGTTCTCATAATACAGCTAGTGAACGCGCCAAGCCTTACAGAATATGCTTGTCTTTGATGGATCGATGGGAAATTGGCGGCTTGGTTGTCCCTGAGGTTTTTCTGCCCATTATCGAGAGCGTGCGTCGATTCAAGGACCATGCCTCAAACAAGGCGGAGTTTAACGAAGTCTTGCGGAGTGCTAGCGTCTTCTTCGATGGTATCGAGAGCGGCCTCATCTACGGCGAAATTGCTGCACTTCTTGCCCAGGCTCTGGGTCCTGGAGCTCTCAGTCCACCCGAGCGCAACGACAAACTCTCCCTTGTCAACTTTATCTTGTCCAACTTCAACGTGCGGGAGGAGGAAATGGTCACAATCCATGCACCTTTGTGCTGCCTAACAGCATTGGCTATGCTTCAAGACTTCAAAGAGCGCGTCTCTGCCAGGAACCACTTGGATCCACAAATGTTCACCCTTTCTACTCAAGCCCTGAGCGTTGCCATGTCACTCTTGGAGCTTGTTCCAGAGAGGGTCTTTCCTGTGATCAGTAAGAACTCAGAGAATCGAAGCAAAAGTTTGCCGACAAACGTGGAGATTTTGAAGAAGTCGCAGAGCTTTTATGTCAATGAACAGGGTAATATTGAGGCGTCTGCCTCCCCCTTCGATGCTCTGACTATAGGACGAGCTATCCTAGAACAAGCTGCTCAATTTGTCTGCCAGGACCTGGGATCATCTGAGACTGATCTCAATGCTTGCATTCGGTTACTCGTTCTTGCAATCTACAAGACCCCAAGAACATATgaagccaaggaggaggaactCCTGCAACTCAtgcttgaacttcttgaacACCCAGATATTATGGCATTTTCGTCCTTCTCGGCTATCCTGCAACTGTCGACTCAGCTTTACTATGCCGAGAGGATCGAGACAGCACAACTATCAAGTCTGGTGCCTCTCTTGGTCCGGCATGCCTGGACTTACCTTTCAGCATCTGAACCAAAATACC from Fusarium oxysporum Fo47 chromosome III, complete sequence harbors:
- a CDS encoding trafficking protein Mon1-domain-containing protein yields the protein MESDEMTPKPASPTNEDYRPPLPPRPSTSATDTASLQAHATTAITPVEIQTLSFPDGSRGTFSTPGPDALPSPAEGGHASPNRQESSGSGEADETASIMSFAPTMRPAGDIASLLVGELHKKSPAWKMLRTQSATVLPFEKGRIGANDRLAEFHHEFNSLPEDYDEDVESDILHLWKSKLKHYLILSSAGKPIWSRYGDLSLINSSMGVVQTIISFYEGAKNPLQAFSAGDTRFVILTKGPLYFVAISKLGESDSQIQAQLDALYMQILSTLTLPRLTHIFANRPSTDLRKPLEGTEGLLSSLADTFTKGSASALLGSLECLRLRKSQRHAINNTFLKLRTDKLLYGLIVAGGKLVSVIRPRRHSLHPSDLQLIFNMLFESDGIKGGGGENWIPICLPAFNNKGYLYMYVSFFDGTSGDQASSPAAAQGRSSEEEIAMILVSTDRESFFELKQMRDNVAQQLAKNGTLAIIQNATRLGRPKIHEIAPGSQVSHFLYKSRANVQFCMASLEPHFTGLVERRRLMTVYHELHASIHAKHSHLKVLHAIGDDATSLAWTTPVFEFYCVAGPNVSRATITQGANKIIQWAKREEERLFIIGGGVF